The DNA segment CACGAAGTGGGTCCGCGTTCTCGACGCCCTCGCGGAAGGCACCGACGCCGGGGAGGACGACGCCGTCGGCGGCGTGGAAGTCATCGGGATCGTCGGTGACGGCGACGGTCGCTCCGGCGCGTTCGAGACCGCGCGTGACGCTGTGGAGGTTGCCGAGGCCGTAATCGACCACGGCGACGGTTGCGTCGACCGTCTCGAGCGACGGTCGGCCTGCCTGCTGGCTCATGGTGGGAACTCGGAGCGGGTCGTGCATGGCCCTTTCGTTCGAGCGAATCTGTTCGGGACGACGTCGTCGTCCGATCGTGCGGTCACGGTTGACGGTCGTGCGGTCACGTCGGCATCCGGATCGCGTAGAGGACCGTGAGCAGACCGAGTACCTGACTCGTTTGCGACGCGATCACCGCCGCGCCGACCGGAACGCCCGGGACGATCGAGTACACAACGAGCACGCAGAACGGCACCGCGAAAGCGAGGACAAAGCCGGCCGCAAGAAACAGCATCGGGCGGCTCTCGTTTCGGCGGTAGCCGCGGTAGGCGTAGTACGCGATGACGAGTCCGACGCAGACGCTGACCAGCTGCGTGACCTGCTGGAAGCCGAGCACCCACTCCGGCGGCAGTTCGGATCCCCACACCGAAAGCGGCGTCGACCCCACGTCACATCCCCTCGATCAGGCGGGTGAATCGATCGGACGGGTCCTCTCGCCGGTCGACCTGGAGCGCTAACGTGCCGTCCCGGAGCGTGACCGTGAGTCGATCGAGATCGGTCGCGTACACGGTCCGGTGGTGCCCGTGCTCGGGGTCGGGTCGCGTCTGCTCTACGAGCAGGTCGCACTCGCGCAGTCGCTCGAGGCGTCGGTACACCGTCGGTTCGGAGACCGCACAGCGGTCGCTCAACGTGCTCGCAGTCATGGGTTCCTGGCTCGTTTCGACGAGGATGTGCCGGGCTGTCGGGTCGGCCAGCACGGCGCCGACGGCTTCGATCCGGTCCTCCTCGCTCACGGTCTCCGCGTTTACAGGGACCCCACATAAACCGAGCGGCACCGCTACAGATCGTGAAGCCGTGGTCCAGGGCCTTTCGTTCGGCCGCTCCTCGGTCGACTCGTATGTCCACCGAACGACCTCCGACCGGTCGTCGCTCCCGGCTCAATCCGGCGACAGTGACCGGTCCGCTCCTCGTTCTCACGAGCATCGTCACGAGTCTGATCGCCGCGCGCGTCCTCGGTCCATCCGTTCGAATTCGCTGGAGCGTCGGGACGCACTATGGACCCGAGTACGCGTCGACCGGTCCCGTAATGCTCGCGTTCACCGTGACCGTCGCGGGGGCGGTCGTGACCTGCTTGTGGATCGCGAAACGGGTAGCCGGTGACGGCCGGCCCGATGCTCGACTCGTCATCGAACTCGTCGGAGCCGCTGTCGGAGCGTTGCTCGTCGCGACGCAGGTACTCGTCGTTGGCCTGAACCTGTAGCCCGAGCGTCGAATCGGCCCGGGCATCGCTCGGCATCGGCGGGCCACCTGATCGCGGTGTCACCACCGCGGCGTGACCACCAGCCGATCAGTACTCCCCGAGGCGAGACTGGCCGCCCGAATCGGTCGGCGAGACGCCGGCGATCGCCGCGGCCTCCGCGATCGTCTCGGCGAAGGCGGACTCCTGGCTCCGGTCGTACAGCGTCGCGGCCGGGTGGAGACAGACGAGGACCGGCCGGGGCGTGCCAGCGATGCGAACCTCCTCGACGGAGCCCGTCTCACTGGTCACCGCCACCGACCGGCCGAGGAGGTGTTCGCCCGGCACCTTCCCCAGGGTGACGATCACGTCCGGATCGACGCGGTCGATCTCGGCCTCCAGGTAGCCGCGGCAGTTCTCGAGTTCGTCCGTCGTTGGATCCCGGTTCTCCGGCGGCCGGCAGCGCACGCAGTTGGTGATACGGACGGTCTCGCGTTCGAGGCCGACGGTCCGGAGCTGGTCGTCGAGGACGCTCCCGCTGCGGCCGACGAACGGTTCGCCCTCGGCGTCTTCCTGCCCGCCGGGCGCCTCGCCGACGAACAGGACGTCGGCGTCGGACGGTCCCGTTCCGTTTACGATCCGGCTCCGCGAGTCGACCAGCGCGGGACAGCGTCGACAGTCCGAGACGCAGAGTCCCTCCATGTTCTGTGGCCGGGTATCGTCCATGTGGTGACGGTCGACCGGCACCCACGTACGGCTTTCGGACGAGGGACCGGTGACGGTCGGCTCGGCGTTCGTCTCTGGCCCAAACTCCGGTTGCGGCCGGAAGTATTACTTGCATCTACTCCCCACTGGTGATAACGAGCGTGATTTCGTGAAACTGAGACAGCCCACCGACTTTCTGATCCTGGAAGCACTCAAGGAGACGGGTCGGAACGTCGCGCCGAACCTCGCCTCCCACACGGGAAAGAGCCGCAAGAACATCAACACTCGATTGCCCGTCCTGGAGGATTACGGCCTCGTCCGGAAGGTCGGCCCGGCCGACCGATCGGGTCTGTACGAGGTGACCCCGCTCGGCAAGACGGCGCTCATCCACCAGGACGAGTACGACGAGGTCGACGACTTCGAAGAACGCATCCAGGAGGCGTCTCCTGCGACTGACGGCGGCACACCGGTGACGGCGATGGCCCGCGGCGAGGAGACCGAAGAGTAGCGGACGGACCGACCACGAGTAGCGGCCCTCGCGACCGATCGATCCGAACGGGGCGCTCGCACCCGCCGATCCGTCTGAGTCGTCTGGTACCCGCCACGGTGAGCCGTCGGTACGGACCCGTCGACAGGTGTCGGTCGACCACTGGGGTGTCGATCGGCCACGGATATCCGCTAGCGGTCCGATCGGTCCGGGCGATCGGCGTCGCGCTCTCGGTCCAGGTACGCAGCGCCCGCACGGGCGAGCTGTCGCGCTACCCTGATAGGTTCAGGTCGGCCGCCTTCGGGCGTGAACGTTCGGACGATGTCGGCCGCCTCGGCTGGCGACGCGCCGAGTGCCCTGACGTACACCGTCTCGTCGTTGACGGTCACCGGTCGACGAGGTGGCAGCCGACGGTACCGTTCGAGGCGCTCGGAACGGTCGTCACCGGAGAACGAGTCCCGAATCGCCGGTTCGAGCCCGTCGCTGGGGTCGAACGTGACCGCGATCGTCGGACCGTCGACGCCCTCGTAGAGTCGGGAGAGGTCGATCACGTTGAACCGCGCCGGGGCGATCGTCCCGATCACGAGGGAGGCAACGTCCTCGCGATCGAGTGCTGTGACGATTCGAAGAACGGCGTCGGTCGCGTCGAGGCCGCCGACCGTCGCCGTCGCGAACCCCGCACCGTCTACGACGCGATCGCCGCGAACGACGGCGCCCGCGAGCGTACACCGGTCGCCGACCGAGGAATCCGCGATGCCGAGCGCACGCCTCCCCCGACGGTCGGACATACCGGTGGCTCACTCCTCGCTCTTGATCTCCGAGAGACGGTCGATCAGTTCGTCGCTCGAGGCCCCGTTGTCGAACTCCATCGTCCCCTGATGGGCGTTCTCTTCCGACTCGACGGCGTCGTCGTCGTCGAAATCGGCGTCGATGTCCTGTTGTTCGGACTCGTCGTAGCTTCCAAAACCCATACGTGAGTAGGTAATGGGATCGACGCCCAAAAATCCACTGCTGGACATATACGGCACAGTCGGTCGTAGAGCGTCGTACCGCGGTGATGGCGGATTCCCCACGGGTCGGACGATGACGGGTTCCGTACGAATCGGCTCCGCCCCGTTCGAGAGATTTAGGGCGGTTCGTCCCGTCGGGTTCGAGAAGATGGACGTCCACACCGTCACGGCAGCCGCCGAGTCGTTCACCTGTAACGCCTACCTCGTCCCGGGTGAGCGAACGACCATGGTCGACGTCGGGACCTACCACGACGTCATAAACGCGATCAGAGACCACGTCGAGACGATCGACGCCGTGGTCCTGACCCACCAGCACGGCGACCACGTCGACCGGTTGTCGGCCGTCTCCGGCACGTTCGGCCCGGAGATATACGCGTTCGCCGACCACCCACTCCGGACGCGGACGATCGTCGACGGGGACGAGGTCCTGATCGGTGACGAGACGTTCGAGGTCGTTCACACCCCCGGACACGCCGACGATCACGTCTCGTTCGTCTCGGACGAGACGCTCTTCTCCGGCGACGTTGTCGTCCACGACGACGGCGCGTTCGACGACGGGAGTTTCGGACGGACGGATCTGCCGGGCCAGTCCAGGGAGACGCTCGTCGAGAGCATCGAGACGCTGCTCGATCGGATGCCCGACTCGGTCGAGCACATGTACGCCGGCCACGGCGGCGAGTTCCACGGCGACGTCCGCGCGATCGTCGAACGGGCGCTCGAACGGGCAGCGCGTCACGAACCGAAGTATCCGGACAAATGACCGGTCTGTGGCGGGAACGGGCGCGACGGGACGGGGCCGGGCCCCGGTCGATCACCGACTGGCCGGCGATCCGGATGCCGTGGCGTCGCGCGGTATCTCCACCGTGACGGTCGTCCCATCGTCGCCCGTCTCGAAGGAGACGGTCACCGTCGCGTGTTCGGCGATCCAGTAGACGATCCAGAGCCCGATGCCGCTCCCGTGTTCGAGCGGCGTCTCTTCGCCGCGTTCGAGCACCTCGAGTTCGTGTTCCGGTATCCCGGGGCCGTTGTCGGAGACGGCGACGGTAACCGTGTCCGCCTCGATCGATCCCGATACCCGGACGAGCGGGGAAGTTCCGGGCGAGTCGTCCGATTGCTGCCGCGCGCCCGGTGTCTCC comes from the Halovivax cerinus genome and includes:
- a CDS encoding DUF7521 family protein, whose product is MGSTPLSVWGSELPPEWVLGFQQVTQLVSVCVGLVIAYYAYRGYRRNESRPMLFLAAGFVLAFAVPFCVLVVYSIVPGVPVGAAVIASQTSQVLGLLTVLYAIRMPT
- a CDS encoding winged helix-turn-helix domain-containing protein codes for the protein MSEEDRIEAVGAVLADPTARHILVETSQEPMTASTLSDRCAVSEPTVYRRLERLRECDLLVEQTRPDPEHGHHRTVYATDLDRLTVTLRDGTLALQVDRREDPSDRFTRLIEGM
- a CDS encoding uracil-DNA glycosylase, with translation MDDTRPQNMEGLCVSDCRRCPALVDSRSRIVNGTGPSDADVLFVGEAPGGQEDAEGEPFVGRSGSVLDDQLRTVGLERETVRITNCVRCRPPENRDPTTDELENCRGYLEAEIDRVDPDVIVTLGKVPGEHLLGRSVAVTSETGSVEEVRIAGTPRPVLVCLHPAATLYDRSQESAFAETIAEAAAIAGVSPTDSGGQSRLGEY
- a CDS encoding winged helix-turn-helix transcriptional regulator, whose translation is MKLRQPTDFLILEALKETGRNVAPNLASHTGKSRKNINTRLPVLEDYGLVRKVGPADRSGLYEVTPLGKTALIHQDEYDEVDDFEERIQEASPATDGGTPVTAMARGEETEE
- a CDS encoding DUF99 family protein is translated as MSDRRGRRALGIADSSVGDRCTLAGAVVRGDRVVDGAGFATATVGGLDATDAVLRIVTALDREDVASLVIGTIAPARFNVIDLSRLYEGVDGPTIAVTFDPSDGLEPAIRDSFSGDDRSERLERYRRLPPRRPVTVNDETVYVRALGASPAEAADIVRTFTPEGGRPEPIRVARQLARAGAAYLDRERDADRPDRSDR
- a CDS encoding DUF5786 family protein; protein product: MGFGSYDESEQQDIDADFDDDDAVESEENAHQGTMEFDNGASSDELIDRLSEIKSEE
- a CDS encoding MBL fold metallo-hydrolase, with product MDVHTVTAAAESFTCNAYLVPGERTTMVDVGTYHDVINAIRDHVETIDAVVLTHQHGDHVDRLSAVSGTFGPEIYAFADHPLRTRTIVDGDEVLIGDETFEVVHTPGHADDHVSFVSDETLFSGDVVVHDDGAFDDGSFGRTDLPGQSRETLVESIETLLDRMPDSVEHMYAGHGGEFHGDVRAIVERALERAARHEPKYPDK
- a CDS encoding ATP-binding protein; its protein translation is MTLDASSGSGSEPVDERTETPGARQQSDDSPGTSPLVRVSGSIEADTVTVAVSDNGPGIPEHELEVLERGEETPLEHGSGIGLWIVYWIAEHATVTVSFETGDDGTTVTVEIPRDATASGSPASR